A section of the Natronospira bacteriovora genome encodes:
- the plsX gene encoding phosphate acyltransferase PlsX gives MSGRITLALDAMGGDHGPSVVVPAAFSFLDKRDDVDLILVGDEAVLESQLGHTGARHAGRVRIHHASQVVAMDELPSQALRGKKDSSMRVAINLVKQGEAQACVSAGNTGALMATARFVLKTLPGIDRPAIICPIPAVGGHTHMLDLGANADCTAEHLLQFGVMGSALAAAIHDISNPKVGLLNIGEEEIKGTETVRDASQLLQESRLNYIGYVEGNDIFSGKVDVVVSEGFVGNVSLKTMEGVAKMIGTYIREEFNRNWFTRLLGLVALPVLRSLKRRTDPRRYNGASFVGLQGIVIKSHGGADEVAFENAIRIAALEVEKDVPARISRLMANEVNEGQGV, from the coding sequence ATGAGTGGTCGGATTACATTGGCGCTTGATGCCATGGGTGGGGATCACGGGCCCAGTGTGGTGGTGCCGGCCGCCTTTTCCTTTCTCGACAAGCGGGACGATGTGGATCTGATTCTGGTCGGTGACGAAGCCGTTCTGGAATCCCAGCTAGGCCACACCGGTGCACGTCATGCCGGGCGTGTTCGCATCCATCATGCCAGTCAGGTCGTGGCAATGGATGAGCTGCCATCCCAGGCGTTGCGCGGCAAGAAAGACTCCTCCATGCGCGTCGCCATCAACCTGGTCAAGCAGGGTGAAGCCCAGGCCTGTGTCAGTGCCGGCAATACCGGCGCACTGATGGCAACGGCCCGATTCGTTCTCAAGACCCTGCCCGGTATTGATCGTCCCGCCATCATCTGCCCCATTCCGGCCGTGGGTGGTCACACTCATATGCTGGATCTGGGCGCGAATGCCGACTGCACGGCAGAGCACCTGTTGCAATTCGGTGTCATGGGTTCCGCGCTGGCAGCGGCCATCCATGATATTTCCAACCCCAAGGTGGGTTTGCTGAATATCGGCGAGGAAGAGATCAAGGGCACGGAAACGGTCCGCGATGCCTCCCAGCTCCTTCAGGAAAGCCGGCTGAACTACATTGGCTACGTGGAAGGGAATGATATCTTCTCCGGCAAGGTGGACGTGGTCGTGAGTGAGGGGTTTGTCGGTAATGTCTCCCTCAAGACCATGGAAGGCGTCGCGAAGATGATCGGCACCTATATCCGGGAAGAATTCAATCGCAACTGGTTTACCCGCCTACTCGGGCTGGTGGCACTGCCGGTTCTGCGTTCTCTCAAGCGCCGAACCGATCCCAGGCGTTATAATGGAGCCAGTTTCGTCGGCTTGCAGGGCATCGTCATCAAGAGCCACGGTGGGGCGGATGAAGTTGCCTTCGAAAATGCCATTCGAATAGCAGCTTTGGAAGTCGAAAAAGATGTGCCGGCACGTATCAGCCGGCTGATGGCCAATGAAGTCAATGAAGGGCAGGGTGTCTGA
- the rpmF gene encoding 50S ribosomal protein L32: MAVQKNRKTPSKRGMRRAHDSLKNPTLSAEPTTGETHRRHHVSPDGFYRGRKLVNTPADEIDFEDDED; the protein is encoded by the coding sequence ATGGCCGTTCAGAAGAACCGGAAGACCCCGTCCAAGCGTGGCATGCGTCGCGCCCACGACAGCCTCAAGAACCCGACCCTGTCGGCAGAGCCGACCACGGGCGAGACCCATCGTCGCCACCACGTGAGCCCGGATGGTTTTTATCGTGGGCGCAAGCTGGTCAACACCCCGGCTGACGAAATCGATTTCGAAGACGACGAGGACTGA